A genomic segment from Nicotiana tabacum cultivar K326 chromosome 7, ASM71507v2, whole genome shotgun sequence encodes:
- the LOC107823733 gene encoding late blight resistance protein R1-A-like isoform X2 translates to MSFNNREGGKNKFLYRDNMGIKKKSRRETKLIDMESIQGGERSLADATASTKHSLPSMEEEVVGFEDDTKSIIQQLTGGTKELDIISIVGMPGLGKTTLARKVFNHFIDNRHFDVRAWCSISKEYSSTKVFSEILKQVVGSMNGIRDEDIPHELRKSLMRKRYLIVLDDIWEVKAWEELRLSFPHGEDGSRVVVTTRDEQVVRQLKLHSDPYFLRFLSVDESWELLQKKVFQGEICPQELLEAGLRVAKNCKGLPLVIVLIAGIISKKRQASLWFKVANELSSHALEEQSMKIIESSYDHLEDHLKACLLYMGLFPEDYNFPVSILLKLWIAENFVQNSDTDNLEEASKNFLNDLANKSLVMVSKRRDNGEIKYCTLHDVVREFCWRKLAKEKFMQLIIPYNPDQSLGATEPRLCMYVHNDLVKQLVEHEHSLDKIPMLAELSEVGSFAQCHGRSLEFIAHPKLYKWDLSLTNHVLLLDCIRLIRVLDLLNVYLEGRFWARAMQAVTHLRYLAIHTQEFCFPWVSHLLDLQTLRVGWQPISLNSRISPAAIWKMQKLRHVDIKEIKFAWEENDRAIFEESSQTVLPNLKSFGKCCIYLADMTPEFWWRFPNIEQLKLHIVEPILPDFSPPEFDMPNLEELPLQSLEVGFSDMPETHDFGIGRGSCLVFPSNLKDLSIHSIILTEKVVSNIARLRNLERLKLRRILFKDKDIRCWDVGDYKFPALKYLNLRGVHMTEWRSSEASFPVLEKLVIRRCEKLQEIPSSFADIQTLKLIRLRGCMKSVEDSALNIKKEVEDITGCDSLQVQVDFKNMPLGRKDHYLRIFKNSVF, encoded by the exons ATGTCTTTCAACAACAGGGAAGGGGGAAAGAATAAGTTTCTGTACAGGGACAACATGGGAATCAAGAAGAAAAG CCGAAGAGAGACAAAGCTAATTGACATGGAGAGCATTCAGGGTGGTGAAAGATCTCTTGCTGATGCAACTGCTTCTACCAAACATAGTCTTCCATCAATGGAAGAGGAAGtagttggttttgaggatgataCAAAAAGCATAATTCAACAATTGACTGGAGGAACAAAGGAACTAGACATTATCTCGATTGTTGGAATGCCAGGACTCGGCAAAACCACTTTGGCTAGAAAGGTGTTTAATCATTTTATTGATAATAGACACTTTGACGTTAGAGCATGGTGCTCTATTTCAAAAGAATATAGCTCGACGAAGGTGTTCTCTGAGATTCTTAAACAAGTTGTAGGCAGTATGAATGGTATAAGAGATGAAGACATACCTCACGAGTTGCGAAAGAGTCTAATGCGCAAGAGATACCTCATCGTGTTAGACGATATATGGGAAGTTAAGGCATGGGAAGAGTTGCGATTATCTTTCCCACATGGTGAAGATGGAAGCAGAGTAGTGGTAACAACTCGAGATGAACAAGTGGTTAGGCAGCTTAAGCTCCACAGTGATCCATATTTTCTTCGATTTCTCAGTGTGGATGAGAGCTGGGAATTACTCCAGAAGAAAGTTTTTCAAGGAGAAATCTGTCCACAAGAGTTACTCGAAGCAGGATTGCGAGTTGCCAAAAACTGTAAAGGATTACCACTTGTGATTGTCTTGATTGCTGGAATTATTTCAAAGAAAAGGCAAGCCTCTTTGTGGTTTAAGGTCGCAAATGAATTAAGTTCCCATGCTTTAGAAGAGCAAAGCATGAAGATAATAGAATCAAGTTACGACCATCTGGAAGATCACTTAAAGGCTTGTCTTCTTTACATGGGATTGTTTCCAGAAGACTACAATTTTCCAGTTTCTATTTTACTTAAGTTGTGGATAGCTGAAAATTTTGTACAGAATTCGGATACAGATAACTTGGAGGAAGCATCTAAAAATTTCTTGAATGATCTAGCGAACAAAAGCCTTGTAATGGTTTCTAAAAGGAGAGATAATGGTGAGATAAAGTACTGCACTCTTCATGATGTAGTGCGTGAGTTTTGCTGGAGAAAACTTGCAAAAGAAAAGTTTATGCAGCTCATAATCCCATATAATCCAGACCAATCTTTAGGTGCAACGGAACCTCGGTTATGCATGTATGTTCATAACGATCTGGTCAAGCAGTTGGTGGAGCATGAACATTCATTGGATAAAATTCCAATGTTGGCGGAGTTGAGTGAAGTAGGATCATTTGCTCAATGTCATGGTAGGTCTCTTGAGTTCATTGCTCATCCAAAACTCTATAAATGGGACCTGAGTTTGACAAATCATGTCCTTTTACTTGATTGCATTAGACTTATTCGGGTGTTGGATTTGTTGAATGTCTACTTGGAGGGACGTTTTTGGGCTAGGGCAATGCAAGCAGTAACTCACTTGAGGTATCTTGCAATTCATACCCAAGAATTTTGTTTCCCGTGGGTATCACACCTACTCGATCTACAAACTTTGCGGGTGGGGTGGCAACCTATTTCATTAAACAGTAGGATATCCCCTGCTGCTATTTGGAAAATGCAGAAGCTAAGGCATGTGGATATCAAGGAAATTAAATTCGCATGGGAAGAGAATGATCGAGCAATTTTCGAAGAATCTTCACAAACTGTGTTACCGAACTTGAAGTCTTTCGGGAAATGCTGTATATATTTGGCTGATATGACTCCGGAGTTCTGGTGGAGATTTCCAAATATTGAACAACTCAAGCTCCACATTGTTGAACCGATTTTACCTGACTTCTCCCCACCAGAATTTGATATGCCAAATCTTGAAGAACTCCCACTTCAATCTCTCGAAGTGGGCTTCTCAGACATGCCAGAGACGCATGACTTTGGAATCGGAAGGGGCAGCTGTCTTGTTTTCCCCTCAAATCTAAAGGATTTGTCCATTCATAGCATTATCCTAACAGAAAAAGTTGTTTCAAATATTGCAAGACTGCGAAATCTTGAGAGACTCAAACTACGTCGAATACTCTTCAAGGATAAAGATATCAGATGTTGGGATGTGGGTGATTACAAGTTCCCAGCACTCAAATATTTGAACTTAAGGGGTGTTCATATGACCGAATGGCGCTCCTCAGAGGCATCCTTTCCCGTGCTTGAGAAACTGGTTATACGTCGTTGTGAGAAGCTTCAAGAGATCCCGTCTAGCTTCGCGGATATCCAAACACTGAAGTTGATCAGATTGAGGGGCTGCATGAAGTCAGTTGAGGATTCAGCTCTCAACATTAAAAAAGAAGTAGAAGATATCACAGGATGTGACTCTCTCCAAGTTCAAGTTGATTTTAAAAATATGCCTCTTGGAAGAAAAGATCATTATTTACGAATATTTAAAAATTCTGTTTTCTAA
- the LOC107823733 gene encoding late blight resistance protein R1-A-like isoform X1 — MSFNNREGGKNKFLYRDNMGIKKKSSRRETKLIDMESIQGGERSLADATASTKHSLPSMEEEVVGFEDDTKSIIQQLTGGTKELDIISIVGMPGLGKTTLARKVFNHFIDNRHFDVRAWCSISKEYSSTKVFSEILKQVVGSMNGIRDEDIPHELRKSLMRKRYLIVLDDIWEVKAWEELRLSFPHGEDGSRVVVTTRDEQVVRQLKLHSDPYFLRFLSVDESWELLQKKVFQGEICPQELLEAGLRVAKNCKGLPLVIVLIAGIISKKRQASLWFKVANELSSHALEEQSMKIIESSYDHLEDHLKACLLYMGLFPEDYNFPVSILLKLWIAENFVQNSDTDNLEEASKNFLNDLANKSLVMVSKRRDNGEIKYCTLHDVVREFCWRKLAKEKFMQLIIPYNPDQSLGATEPRLCMYVHNDLVKQLVEHEHSLDKIPMLAELSEVGSFAQCHGRSLEFIAHPKLYKWDLSLTNHVLLLDCIRLIRVLDLLNVYLEGRFWARAMQAVTHLRYLAIHTQEFCFPWVSHLLDLQTLRVGWQPISLNSRISPAAIWKMQKLRHVDIKEIKFAWEENDRAIFEESSQTVLPNLKSFGKCCIYLADMTPEFWWRFPNIEQLKLHIVEPILPDFSPPEFDMPNLEELPLQSLEVGFSDMPETHDFGIGRGSCLVFPSNLKDLSIHSIILTEKVVSNIARLRNLERLKLRRILFKDKDIRCWDVGDYKFPALKYLNLRGVHMTEWRSSEASFPVLEKLVIRRCEKLQEIPSSFADIQTLKLIRLRGCMKSVEDSALNIKKEVEDITGCDSLQVQVDFKNMPLGRKDHYLRIFKNSVF, encoded by the exons ATGTCTTTCAACAACAGGGAAGGGGGAAAGAATAAGTTTCTGTACAGGGACAACATGGGAATCAAGAAGAAAAG CAGCCGAAGAGAGACAAAGCTAATTGACATGGAGAGCATTCAGGGTGGTGAAAGATCTCTTGCTGATGCAACTGCTTCTACCAAACATAGTCTTCCATCAATGGAAGAGGAAGtagttggttttgaggatgataCAAAAAGCATAATTCAACAATTGACTGGAGGAACAAAGGAACTAGACATTATCTCGATTGTTGGAATGCCAGGACTCGGCAAAACCACTTTGGCTAGAAAGGTGTTTAATCATTTTATTGATAATAGACACTTTGACGTTAGAGCATGGTGCTCTATTTCAAAAGAATATAGCTCGACGAAGGTGTTCTCTGAGATTCTTAAACAAGTTGTAGGCAGTATGAATGGTATAAGAGATGAAGACATACCTCACGAGTTGCGAAAGAGTCTAATGCGCAAGAGATACCTCATCGTGTTAGACGATATATGGGAAGTTAAGGCATGGGAAGAGTTGCGATTATCTTTCCCACATGGTGAAGATGGAAGCAGAGTAGTGGTAACAACTCGAGATGAACAAGTGGTTAGGCAGCTTAAGCTCCACAGTGATCCATATTTTCTTCGATTTCTCAGTGTGGATGAGAGCTGGGAATTACTCCAGAAGAAAGTTTTTCAAGGAGAAATCTGTCCACAAGAGTTACTCGAAGCAGGATTGCGAGTTGCCAAAAACTGTAAAGGATTACCACTTGTGATTGTCTTGATTGCTGGAATTATTTCAAAGAAAAGGCAAGCCTCTTTGTGGTTTAAGGTCGCAAATGAATTAAGTTCCCATGCTTTAGAAGAGCAAAGCATGAAGATAATAGAATCAAGTTACGACCATCTGGAAGATCACTTAAAGGCTTGTCTTCTTTACATGGGATTGTTTCCAGAAGACTACAATTTTCCAGTTTCTATTTTACTTAAGTTGTGGATAGCTGAAAATTTTGTACAGAATTCGGATACAGATAACTTGGAGGAAGCATCTAAAAATTTCTTGAATGATCTAGCGAACAAAAGCCTTGTAATGGTTTCTAAAAGGAGAGATAATGGTGAGATAAAGTACTGCACTCTTCATGATGTAGTGCGTGAGTTTTGCTGGAGAAAACTTGCAAAAGAAAAGTTTATGCAGCTCATAATCCCATATAATCCAGACCAATCTTTAGGTGCAACGGAACCTCGGTTATGCATGTATGTTCATAACGATCTGGTCAAGCAGTTGGTGGAGCATGAACATTCATTGGATAAAATTCCAATGTTGGCGGAGTTGAGTGAAGTAGGATCATTTGCTCAATGTCATGGTAGGTCTCTTGAGTTCATTGCTCATCCAAAACTCTATAAATGGGACCTGAGTTTGACAAATCATGTCCTTTTACTTGATTGCATTAGACTTATTCGGGTGTTGGATTTGTTGAATGTCTACTTGGAGGGACGTTTTTGGGCTAGGGCAATGCAAGCAGTAACTCACTTGAGGTATCTTGCAATTCATACCCAAGAATTTTGTTTCCCGTGGGTATCACACCTACTCGATCTACAAACTTTGCGGGTGGGGTGGCAACCTATTTCATTAAACAGTAGGATATCCCCTGCTGCTATTTGGAAAATGCAGAAGCTAAGGCATGTGGATATCAAGGAAATTAAATTCGCATGGGAAGAGAATGATCGAGCAATTTTCGAAGAATCTTCACAAACTGTGTTACCGAACTTGAAGTCTTTCGGGAAATGCTGTATATATTTGGCTGATATGACTCCGGAGTTCTGGTGGAGATTTCCAAATATTGAACAACTCAAGCTCCACATTGTTGAACCGATTTTACCTGACTTCTCCCCACCAGAATTTGATATGCCAAATCTTGAAGAACTCCCACTTCAATCTCTCGAAGTGGGCTTCTCAGACATGCCAGAGACGCATGACTTTGGAATCGGAAGGGGCAGCTGTCTTGTTTTCCCCTCAAATCTAAAGGATTTGTCCATTCATAGCATTATCCTAACAGAAAAAGTTGTTTCAAATATTGCAAGACTGCGAAATCTTGAGAGACTCAAACTACGTCGAATACTCTTCAAGGATAAAGATATCAGATGTTGGGATGTGGGTGATTACAAGTTCCCAGCACTCAAATATTTGAACTTAAGGGGTGTTCATATGACCGAATGGCGCTCCTCAGAGGCATCCTTTCCCGTGCTTGAGAAACTGGTTATACGTCGTTGTGAGAAGCTTCAAGAGATCCCGTCTAGCTTCGCGGATATCCAAACACTGAAGTTGATCAGATTGAGGGGCTGCATGAAGTCAGTTGAGGATTCAGCTCTCAACATTAAAAAAGAAGTAGAAGATATCACAGGATGTGACTCTCTCCAAGTTCAAGTTGATTTTAAAAATATGCCTCTTGGAAGAAAAGATCATTATTTACGAATATTTAAAAATTCTGTTTTCTAA